A region from the Acanthopagrus latus isolate v.2019 chromosome 8, fAcaLat1.1, whole genome shotgun sequence genome encodes:
- the LOC119024205 gene encoding kinesin-like protein KIF23 isoform X3, producing the protein MNEPSVIDDLLHNLPPLPSSELTDPQDDVTLPRLIEALQHRHRIRLMMLDEYSQAAAAMNSMLQELDNSLISKDSLIHEQNGKLAEKDKIIQSNTSEIECLKKGTKMQEYKINILQKMTKIYEDDKRSLEQELETKEQRLQREVSNNRRLEQHMHSVVRDTKLKCEKECDRRVNVIKLEMQNRLWVRDEKLKQLKAIVTEDRNPDCPDPPPCQMQPKQCLPAKRLPSPTPAPVPSPSPLTSSSSSPSPCPVDSPHVTPVPVSPTRPEEVEMNPRPDCPIPCPSSPLSVTGCISAWEQWSAQDSRQGHYSPRTPTRTQSSAGSSASQARRRAMCLTREEESDSPQLDLNLIERSYKTVTPVQPLHRHTRSTAREKWVDHTPLSSIDLGTVLQPIIPRAIKVSEPSEKALSKCDRYVLTHQEVASDGEIQTKLIKGEVIKTRGGGQAVQFTDIETLKQEFTTVPSCKRKSSEGKPGNGDRAEEDSTDVETRCSVAIEMRTGSNMGPGYEHQRINKRRKC; encoded by the exons ATGA ACGAGCCCTCTGTTATAGATGACCTGCTGCACAACCTCCCACCTCTACCCTCCAGTGAGCTAACTGACCCTCAGGATGACGTCACCCTGCCCAGGTTGATCGAagctctgcagcacagacacaggatTAGACTGATGATGCTTGATGAATACAGCCAAGCAG ccgCTGCGATGAACTCCATGCTTCAGGAGCTGGACAACAGCCTTATTTCAAAAGACAGTTTGATTCATGAGCAAAATGGAAAACTGGCAGAGAAGGACAAAATCATCCAAAGCAACACATCCGAGATCGAATGCTTGAAGAAGGGAACCAAAATGCAAGAATACAAA ATCAACATCCTgcagaaaatgaccaaaatcTATGAGGATGATAAGCGTTCACTTGAACAGGAGCTGGAAACCAAAGAGCAGAGGCTTCAGAGGGAAGTGTCTAACAATAGACGTTTGGAGCAGCATATGCACAGTGTGGTCAGAGACACCAAGCTCAAGTGTGAGAAAGAATGT GATAGACGTGTTAATGTGATAAAGTTGGAGATGCAAAACAGGCTCTGGGTGAGGGACGAGAAGCTAAAGCAGCTCAAGGCCATCGTGACTGAAGACAGGAATCCAGATTGTCCTGATCCTCCACCGTGTCAGATGCAGCCAAAGCAATGCCTCCCTGCAAAGAGGTTGCCTTCACCCACCCCTGCTCCCGTGCCCTCGCCTTCACCTTTGacctcatcctcatcttctcCTTCCCCT TGCCCCGTTGATTCTCCCCATGTCACGCCAGTACCAGTCAGTCCAACCAGACCTGAGGAGGTTGAAATGAACCCAAGGCCTGACTGCCCCATCCCCTGCCCCAGTAGCCCTTTGTCTGTGACGGGCTGCATCTCTGCATGGGAGCAGTGGTCAGCCCAGGACAGCAGGCAGGGTCACTATTCCCCTCGTACACCAACGAGAACCCAGTCCTCAGCAGGCTCCTCCGCCAGCCAGGCCAGGAGGAGAGCTATGTGTTTGACTAGAGAGGAAGAGTCCGACTCCCCTCAGTTAGATTTAAACCTAATTGAGAGAAGCTACAAG ACGGTTACCCCAGTACAACCACTGCACCGCCACACCCGCTCTACTGCTAGGGAGAAGTGGGTGGACCATACACCCTTGAGCAGTATAGACTTGGGTACCGTCTTGCAGCCCATCATCCCACGTGCCATCAAGGTGTCTGAACCCAGTGAGAAGGCCCTGTCAAAGTGTGACAGATATGTTTTAACACACCAGGAAGTTGCCTCTGATGGCGAGATCCAGACCAAACTTATCAAG GGTGAGGTGATTAAGACCaggggaggaggacaggctgTACAGTTCACCGACATTGAGACACTAAAACAGGAGTTCACAACTGTCCCAAG CTGCAAAAGAAAATCTTCCGAAGGCAAACCTGGAAATGGAGATCGAGCAGAAGAAGATAGCACTGATGTGGAGACGAGG TGCTCTGTGGCCATAGAGATGAGGACTGGATCAAACATGGGTCCTGGCTATGAGCATCAGAGGATCAATAA ACGCAGGAAATGCTAA
- the LOC119024205 gene encoding kinesin-like protein KIF23 isoform X1, which produces MNEPSVIDDLLHNLPPLPSSELTDPQDDVTLPRLIEALQHRHRIRLMMLDEYSQAAAAMNSMLQELDNSLISKDSLIHEQNGKLAEKDKIIQSNTSEIECLKKGTKMQEYKINILQKMTKIYEDDKRSLEQELETKEQRLQREVSNNRRLEQHMHSVVRDTKLKCEKECDRRVNVIKLEMQNRLWVRDEKLKQLKAIVTEDRNPDCPDPPPCQMQPKQCLPAKRLPSPTPAPVPSPSPLTSSSSSPSPCPVDSPHVTPVPVSPTRPEEVEMNPRPDCPIPCPSSPLSVTGCISAWEQWSAQDSRQGHYSPRTPTRTQSSAGSSASQARRRAMCLTREEESDSPQLDLNLIERSYKTVTPVQPLHRHTRSTAREKWVDHTPLSSIDLGTVLQPIIPRAIKVSEPSEKALSKCDRYVLTHQEVASDGEIQTKLIKGEVIKTRGGGQAVQFTDIETLKQEFTTVPSCKRKSSEGKPGNGDRAEEDSTDVETRCSVAIEMRTGSNMGPGYEHQRINNGACTTIQEPPESTKIKVPCCVFEEREKENGMI; this is translated from the exons ATGA ACGAGCCCTCTGTTATAGATGACCTGCTGCACAACCTCCCACCTCTACCCTCCAGTGAGCTAACTGACCCTCAGGATGACGTCACCCTGCCCAGGTTGATCGAagctctgcagcacagacacaggatTAGACTGATGATGCTTGATGAATACAGCCAAGCAG ccgCTGCGATGAACTCCATGCTTCAGGAGCTGGACAACAGCCTTATTTCAAAAGACAGTTTGATTCATGAGCAAAATGGAAAACTGGCAGAGAAGGACAAAATCATCCAAAGCAACACATCCGAGATCGAATGCTTGAAGAAGGGAACCAAAATGCAAGAATACAAA ATCAACATCCTgcagaaaatgaccaaaatcTATGAGGATGATAAGCGTTCACTTGAACAGGAGCTGGAAACCAAAGAGCAGAGGCTTCAGAGGGAAGTGTCTAACAATAGACGTTTGGAGCAGCATATGCACAGTGTGGTCAGAGACACCAAGCTCAAGTGTGAGAAAGAATGT GATAGACGTGTTAATGTGATAAAGTTGGAGATGCAAAACAGGCTCTGGGTGAGGGACGAGAAGCTAAAGCAGCTCAAGGCCATCGTGACTGAAGACAGGAATCCAGATTGTCCTGATCCTCCACCGTGTCAGATGCAGCCAAAGCAATGCCTCCCTGCAAAGAGGTTGCCTTCACCCACCCCTGCTCCCGTGCCCTCGCCTTCACCTTTGacctcatcctcatcttctcCTTCCCCT TGCCCCGTTGATTCTCCCCATGTCACGCCAGTACCAGTCAGTCCAACCAGACCTGAGGAGGTTGAAATGAACCCAAGGCCTGACTGCCCCATCCCCTGCCCCAGTAGCCCTTTGTCTGTGACGGGCTGCATCTCTGCATGGGAGCAGTGGTCAGCCCAGGACAGCAGGCAGGGTCACTATTCCCCTCGTACACCAACGAGAACCCAGTCCTCAGCAGGCTCCTCCGCCAGCCAGGCCAGGAGGAGAGCTATGTGTTTGACTAGAGAGGAAGAGTCCGACTCCCCTCAGTTAGATTTAAACCTAATTGAGAGAAGCTACAAG ACGGTTACCCCAGTACAACCACTGCACCGCCACACCCGCTCTACTGCTAGGGAGAAGTGGGTGGACCATACACCCTTGAGCAGTATAGACTTGGGTACCGTCTTGCAGCCCATCATCCCACGTGCCATCAAGGTGTCTGAACCCAGTGAGAAGGCCCTGTCAAAGTGTGACAGATATGTTTTAACACACCAGGAAGTTGCCTCTGATGGCGAGATCCAGACCAAACTTATCAAG GGTGAGGTGATTAAGACCaggggaggaggacaggctgTACAGTTCACCGACATTGAGACACTAAAACAGGAGTTCACAACTGTCCCAAG CTGCAAAAGAAAATCTTCCGAAGGCAAACCTGGAAATGGAGATCGAGCAGAAGAAGATAGCACTGATGTGGAGACGAGG TGCTCTGTGGCCATAGAGATGAGGACTGGATCAAACATGGGTCCTGGCTATGAGCATCAGAGGATCAATAA TGGGGCTTGTACCACAATTCAGGAgccaccagaatcaacaaaaattaAAGTTCCTTGTTGCGTCTtcgaagagagagagaaagaaaatggaatgATATAA
- the LOC119024205 gene encoding kinesin-like protein KIF23 isoform X2: MNDLLHNLPPLPSSELTDPQDDVTLPRLIEALQHRHRIRLMMLDEYSQAAAAMNSMLQELDNSLISKDSLIHEQNGKLAEKDKIIQSNTSEIECLKKGTKMQEYKINILQKMTKIYEDDKRSLEQELETKEQRLQREVSNNRRLEQHMHSVVRDTKLKCEKECDRRVNVIKLEMQNRLWVRDEKLKQLKAIVTEDRNPDCPDPPPCQMQPKQCLPAKRLPSPTPAPVPSPSPLTSSSSSPSPCPVDSPHVTPVPVSPTRPEEVEMNPRPDCPIPCPSSPLSVTGCISAWEQWSAQDSRQGHYSPRTPTRTQSSAGSSASQARRRAMCLTREEESDSPQLDLNLIERSYKTVTPVQPLHRHTRSTAREKWVDHTPLSSIDLGTVLQPIIPRAIKVSEPSEKALSKCDRYVLTHQEVASDGEIQTKLIKGEVIKTRGGGQAVQFTDIETLKQEFTTVPSCKRKSSEGKPGNGDRAEEDSTDVETRCSVAIEMRTGSNMGPGYEHQRINNGACTTIQEPPESTKIKVPCCVFEEREKENGMI; encoded by the exons ATGA ATGACCTGCTGCACAACCTCCCACCTCTACCCTCCAGTGAGCTAACTGACCCTCAGGATGACGTCACCCTGCCCAGGTTGATCGAagctctgcagcacagacacaggatTAGACTGATGATGCTTGATGAATACAGCCAAGCAG ccgCTGCGATGAACTCCATGCTTCAGGAGCTGGACAACAGCCTTATTTCAAAAGACAGTTTGATTCATGAGCAAAATGGAAAACTGGCAGAGAAGGACAAAATCATCCAAAGCAACACATCCGAGATCGAATGCTTGAAGAAGGGAACCAAAATGCAAGAATACAAA ATCAACATCCTgcagaaaatgaccaaaatcTATGAGGATGATAAGCGTTCACTTGAACAGGAGCTGGAAACCAAAGAGCAGAGGCTTCAGAGGGAAGTGTCTAACAATAGACGTTTGGAGCAGCATATGCACAGTGTGGTCAGAGACACCAAGCTCAAGTGTGAGAAAGAATGT GATAGACGTGTTAATGTGATAAAGTTGGAGATGCAAAACAGGCTCTGGGTGAGGGACGAGAAGCTAAAGCAGCTCAAGGCCATCGTGACTGAAGACAGGAATCCAGATTGTCCTGATCCTCCACCGTGTCAGATGCAGCCAAAGCAATGCCTCCCTGCAAAGAGGTTGCCTTCACCCACCCCTGCTCCCGTGCCCTCGCCTTCACCTTTGacctcatcctcatcttctcCTTCCCCT TGCCCCGTTGATTCTCCCCATGTCACGCCAGTACCAGTCAGTCCAACCAGACCTGAGGAGGTTGAAATGAACCCAAGGCCTGACTGCCCCATCCCCTGCCCCAGTAGCCCTTTGTCTGTGACGGGCTGCATCTCTGCATGGGAGCAGTGGTCAGCCCAGGACAGCAGGCAGGGTCACTATTCCCCTCGTACACCAACGAGAACCCAGTCCTCAGCAGGCTCCTCCGCCAGCCAGGCCAGGAGGAGAGCTATGTGTTTGACTAGAGAGGAAGAGTCCGACTCCCCTCAGTTAGATTTAAACCTAATTGAGAGAAGCTACAAG ACGGTTACCCCAGTACAACCACTGCACCGCCACACCCGCTCTACTGCTAGGGAGAAGTGGGTGGACCATACACCCTTGAGCAGTATAGACTTGGGTACCGTCTTGCAGCCCATCATCCCACGTGCCATCAAGGTGTCTGAACCCAGTGAGAAGGCCCTGTCAAAGTGTGACAGATATGTTTTAACACACCAGGAAGTTGCCTCTGATGGCGAGATCCAGACCAAACTTATCAAG GGTGAGGTGATTAAGACCaggggaggaggacaggctgTACAGTTCACCGACATTGAGACACTAAAACAGGAGTTCACAACTGTCCCAAG CTGCAAAAGAAAATCTTCCGAAGGCAAACCTGGAAATGGAGATCGAGCAGAAGAAGATAGCACTGATGTGGAGACGAGG TGCTCTGTGGCCATAGAGATGAGGACTGGATCAAACATGGGTCCTGGCTATGAGCATCAGAGGATCAATAA TGGGGCTTGTACCACAATTCAGGAgccaccagaatcaacaaaaattaAAGTTCCTTGTTGCGTCTtcgaagagagagagaaagaaaatggaatgATATAA